One Actinosynnema pretiosum DNA segment encodes these proteins:
- a CDS encoding ABC1 kinase family protein codes for MSEIPRKAVQRTAKLASLPIGVAGRVVGGWGKRLAGRSSEDVNAEVSAKTAEQLFAVLGQLKGGAMKFGQALSVFEAAVPDELAAPYREALTKLQSAAPPMPERTVHRVLAEQLGASWAKRFAEFDDAPTASASIGQVHRAVWHDGREVAVKVQYPGADEALRADLRQLMRFSRLMQAIVPGAEVKPLLEELRDRMVEELDYRTEADNQRVFAKAFDGDDEVLVPKVVASSPKVMVSEWTEGTPLSRIILEGEREERDLAGTLLSRFHFSAPSRSGLLHADPHPGNFMLGADGRLRVLDFGAVARLPEGLPRTLGELTRLALENRPEDLLGVLRREHFVRPGTTLPGEEIQAFLGPFVEPLREEVFHFTRTWLRGQAERVADLRNPDSQTGRSLNLPPQYLLIHRVTLGATGILCQLDAEVPARAIVARWQPGFAD; via the coding sequence GTGAGCGAGATCCCGCGCAAGGCCGTGCAACGCACCGCCAAGCTGGCCAGCCTCCCGATCGGGGTGGCGGGCCGCGTGGTGGGTGGCTGGGGGAAGCGGCTCGCGGGCCGCAGTTCCGAGGACGTCAACGCCGAGGTGTCCGCGAAGACCGCCGAGCAGCTGTTCGCCGTGCTGGGGCAGCTCAAGGGCGGGGCGATGAAGTTCGGCCAGGCGCTGAGCGTGTTCGAGGCCGCCGTGCCCGACGAGCTGGCCGCCCCGTACCGCGAGGCGCTGACGAAGCTCCAGTCCGCGGCGCCGCCGATGCCCGAGCGCACCGTGCACCGGGTGCTCGCCGAGCAGCTGGGCGCGTCCTGGGCGAAGCGGTTCGCGGAGTTCGACGACGCCCCCACGGCGTCGGCCAGCATCGGCCAGGTGCACCGCGCGGTGTGGCACGACGGCCGCGAGGTGGCCGTGAAGGTGCAGTACCCCGGCGCGGACGAGGCGCTGCGCGCGGACCTGCGCCAGCTGATGCGCTTCAGCAGGCTCATGCAGGCGATCGTCCCCGGCGCGGAGGTCAAGCCGCTGCTGGAGGAGCTGCGCGACCGCATGGTCGAGGAGCTGGACTACCGCACCGAGGCCGACAACCAGCGCGTGTTCGCCAAGGCGTTCGACGGCGACGACGAGGTGCTGGTGCCCAAGGTGGTGGCCAGCTCGCCGAAGGTGATGGTCAGCGAGTGGACCGAGGGGACCCCGCTCTCGCGGATCATCCTGGAGGGCGAGCGCGAGGAGCGGGACCTGGCGGGCACGCTGCTGTCCCGGTTCCACTTCTCCGCGCCGAGCCGCTCCGGCCTGCTGCACGCCGACCCGCACCCCGGCAACTTCATGCTGGGCGCGGACGGCAGGTTGCGGGTGCTGGACTTCGGCGCCGTGGCCAGGCTGCCCGAGGGGTTGCCGCGCACGCTCGGCGAGCTGACCAGGTTGGCGCTGGAGAACCGGCCGGAGGACCTGCTGGGGGTGCTGCGCCGCGAGCACTTCGTGCGGCCGGGCACGACGCTGCCCGGTGAGGAGATCCAGGCGTTCCTCGGCCCGTTCGTGGAGCCGCTGCGCGAGGAGGTCTTCCACTTCACCCGCACGTGGCTGCGCGGTCAGGCCGAGCGGGTGGCGGACCTGCGCAACCCGGACTCGCAGACGGGCCGCTCGCTGAACCTGCCGCCGCAGTACCTGCTGATCCACCGGGTGACGCTGGGCGCGACGGGCATCCTGTGCCAGCTGGACGCCGAGGTCCCGGCGAGGGCGATCGTCGCGCGCTGGCAGCCCGGTTTCGCGGACTGA
- a CDS encoding TOMM precursor leader peptide-binding protein translates to MTAPRTTVPPVAPPVTAPPVAVPPVAVPHRPRVLPGLPVLRRTADVLQIGADPRHGVVLGEVGRGLFDVLLDLRGERTTAELGERLVPSGEREDLLDVLGALAGRGLVEEAVPHRHERLVPEATTWALRRRRPAAGLAEARAGRAVVVRGDGRLAVAVASLLAAAGVGRVQVVARGVVAAGDVGGGYRAADVGRPRGEAAWEAVRRAEPSVRGGVVTGRPDLVVLADALVPPPEVLHALLLEGTPHLVARAREGLGLVGPLVVPGRSSCVRCGDLRKAEEDGDWPDLLAQLVDRPQLADLATTEATAGVAAAQALLALDEEELTSGRPPTWDHVLEVDAYGGALTRVPAPPHPRCYCHTRTPDGRGPFGGPE, encoded by the coding sequence ATGACCGCTCCGCGCACCACCGTCCCGCCCGTGGCCCCACCCGTGACCGCCCCGCCCGTGGCCGTCCCGCCGGTGGCCGTCCCGCACCGCCCCCGCGTGCTTCCGGGGCTGCCGGTGCTCCGCCGCACCGCCGACGTGCTCCAGATCGGCGCCGACCCCAGGCACGGGGTGGTGCTGGGGGAGGTCGGGCGGGGCCTGTTCGACGTGCTGCTCGACCTGCGGGGCGAGCGCACCACGGCCGAGCTGGGCGAGCGGTTGGTCCCGAGCGGGGAGCGCGAGGACCTGCTGGACGTGCTGGGCGCGCTGGCCGGGCGGGGGCTGGTGGAGGAGGCCGTCCCGCACCGGCACGAGCGGCTGGTCCCGGAGGCGACGACGTGGGCGCTGCGCAGGCGTCGGCCCGCGGCGGGGCTGGCGGAGGCCCGCGCCGGGCGGGCGGTGGTGGTCAGGGGCGACGGGCGGTTGGCGGTGGCGGTCGCGTCGCTGCTGGCCGCCGCCGGGGTGGGGCGGGTGCAGGTGGTGGCGCGGGGCGTCGTGGCGGCGGGGGACGTCGGCGGCGGGTACCGGGCGGCGGACGTGGGCAGGCCGCGCGGCGAGGCGGCGTGGGAGGCGGTGCGGCGGGCGGAGCCCTCGGTGCGCGGCGGGGTGGTGACCGGGCGGCCGGACCTGGTGGTGCTGGCCGACGCGCTGGTGCCGCCGCCGGAGGTGCTGCACGCGCTGCTGCTGGAGGGCACGCCGCACCTGGTGGCGCGGGCCCGCGAGGGGCTGGGGCTGGTGGGGCCGCTGGTGGTGCCGGGCCGGTCGAGCTGCGTGCGGTGCGGCGACCTGCGCAAGGCCGAGGAGGACGGGGACTGGCCGGACCTGCTGGCGCAGCTGGTGGACCGGCCGCAGCTCGCCGACCTGGCCACGACGGAGGCGACGGCGGGGGTGGCGGCGGCGCAGGCGCTGCTCGCGCTGGACGAGGAGGAGCTGACCTCGGGCCGCCCGCCGACGTGGGACCACGTGCTGGAGGTCGACGCGTACGGGGGCGCGCTGACGCGGGTGCCCGCCCCACCGCATCCGCGCTGCTATTGCCACACCAGGACCCCGGACGGGCGCGGGCCGTTCGGGGGTCCCGAGTGA
- a CDS encoding DUF5679 domain-containing protein, whose protein sequence is MAESYNGYCVKCREKRDFTGEVSESNNRRMAKGKCPVCGTTVTRILGKAQV, encoded by the coding sequence GTGGCCGAGAGCTACAACGGCTACTGCGTCAAGTGCCGGGAGAAGCGCGACTTCACGGGTGAGGTCAGCGAGAGCAACAACCGCCGGATGGCCAAGGGCAAGTGCCCGGTGTGCGGCACCACGGTGACCAGGATCCTCGGCAAGGCGCAGGTCTGA
- a CDS encoding M48 metallopeptidase family protein, translating into MPEPQVEVRRSARRRRMVSAYREGDTVVVLLPARMSKTEEKHWVAEMLSRLQRSETKRRSPTRVSDAALANRCAELAGRYLDGLEPTSVRWVPPMRTRWASCTPSEGTIRISERLRDVPPWVLDYVLVHELAHLHVPGHGKDFWELVHRYPRSERAMGYLEGLSAAAGLGITEED; encoded by the coding sequence ATGCCCGAACCGCAGGTGGAGGTGCGGCGCAGCGCCCGGCGCCGCCGAATGGTGAGCGCGTACCGCGAGGGGGACACGGTCGTCGTCCTGCTGCCCGCACGCATGAGCAAGACCGAGGAGAAGCACTGGGTGGCGGAGATGCTCAGCCGCCTCCAGCGCAGCGAGACCAAGCGCCGGTCACCCACGCGGGTGTCCGACGCGGCACTGGCCAACCGCTGCGCCGAGCTGGCAGGCCGCTACCTGGACGGCCTGGAACCGACGAGCGTGCGCTGGGTCCCGCCCATGCGCACGCGCTGGGCGTCGTGCACCCCCAGCGAGGGCACGATCCGCATCAGCGAACGCCTGCGCGACGTGCCCCCGTGGGTGCTCGACTACGTCCTGGTGCACGAGCTTGCCCACCTGCACGTGCCGGGGCACGGCAAGGACTTCTGGGAACTGGTGCACCGGTACCCGAGGTCCGAGCGGGCGATGGGCTACCTGGAAGGCCTGTCCGCCGCCGCCGGCCTCGGGATCACCGAGGAGGACTGA
- a CDS encoding zinc-dependent metalloprotease: MSDLPFGFSPQDPDDRGRKPEDQGGAGNPFDFNQLGAMLSQLGAMFSNASSAQGPVNYDLAKQIAFQQLAGKGGSVGFGPDQGSAVSDAVHLAEMWLDPATALPSASRVVQSWTAREWVERTLPTWQRLCDPVAQRVSGAWVEAMPEEAKQAAGPLLSMLGQMGGMAFGSQLGGALAQLGSEVLTSSEVGLPLGPEGTAALLPANIEKFTEGLERPSSEVLVFLATREAAHQRLFSHVPWLRQRLLDTVEEFAKGITVDTSALEQLAGQVDPANPASFEEAMKSGMLEPQTTEEQKAALARLETLLALVEGWVDVVVAEAVGERLPGAEALRETLRRRRASGGPAEQTFATLVGLELRPRRLRSAAALWKLVGDQHGLEARDSLWEHPDLVPTAADLDDPMEFAERFGRTRAALENPMEELERAMREEPGEGASGAGAQDSGPKDSDSKDSGPSEPEDGASGSGGRGE, encoded by the coding sequence ATGAGTGACCTGCCCTTCGGGTTCAGCCCGCAGGACCCGGATGACCGAGGCCGCAAACCCGAGGACCAGGGGGGCGCGGGCAACCCCTTCGACTTCAACCAGCTCGGCGCGATGCTCAGCCAGCTCGGCGCGATGTTCAGCAACGCGAGCAGCGCGCAGGGGCCGGTGAACTACGACCTGGCCAAGCAGATCGCCTTCCAGCAGCTCGCGGGCAAGGGCGGTTCGGTCGGGTTCGGACCCGACCAGGGCAGCGCCGTGTCCGACGCGGTGCACCTGGCCGAGATGTGGCTGGACCCGGCGACGGCGCTGCCGTCGGCGAGCCGCGTGGTGCAGAGCTGGACCGCGCGCGAGTGGGTCGAGCGCACCCTGCCGACGTGGCAGCGGTTGTGCGACCCGGTGGCGCAGCGCGTGTCCGGCGCGTGGGTCGAGGCGATGCCCGAGGAGGCGAAGCAGGCCGCGGGGCCGCTGCTGTCCATGCTCGGGCAGATGGGCGGGATGGCGTTCGGCTCGCAGCTGGGCGGCGCGCTGGCGCAGCTCGGCTCCGAGGTGCTGACCTCGTCCGAGGTGGGGCTGCCGCTGGGGCCCGAGGGCACGGCGGCGCTGCTGCCCGCGAACATCGAGAAGTTCACCGAGGGCCTGGAGCGGCCCTCCAGCGAGGTGCTGGTCTTCCTCGCCACCCGCGAGGCGGCGCACCAGCGGCTGTTCAGCCACGTCCCGTGGCTGCGGCAGCGGCTGCTGGACACGGTGGAGGAGTTCGCCAAGGGCATCACCGTCGACACCTCCGCGCTGGAGCAGCTGGCGGGCCAGGTCGACCCGGCCAACCCGGCGAGCTTCGAGGAGGCGATGAAGTCCGGGATGCTGGAGCCGCAGACCACCGAGGAGCAGAAGGCCGCGCTGGCGCGCCTGGAGACGCTGCTCGCGCTGGTCGAGGGCTGGGTGGACGTGGTGGTCGCCGAGGCCGTGGGCGAGCGGCTGCCCGGTGCGGAGGCGCTGCGCGAGACGCTGCGGCGCAGGCGCGCGTCCGGTGGTCCGGCGGAGCAGACGTTCGCGACGCTGGTGGGGTTGGAGCTGCGGCCCCGGCGGCTGCGCTCGGCGGCGGCGCTGTGGAAGCTCGTGGGCGACCAGCACGGGCTGGAGGCGCGCGACTCGCTGTGGGAGCACCCGGACCTGGTGCCGACGGCGGCGGACCTGGACGACCCGATGGAGTTCGCGGAGCGGTTCGGGAGGACGCGGGCCGCGCTGGAGAACCCGATGGAGGAGCTGGAGCGCGCGATGCGCGAGGAGCCCGGCGAGGGCGCTTCCGGCGCAGGCGCGCAGGACTCCGGCCCGAAGGACTCCGACTCGAAGGACTCCGGGCCCTCCGAGCCCGAGGACGGCGCCTCGGGTTCGGGCGGGCGCGGCGAGTAG
- a CDS encoding YlbL family protein yields MSERSDTGHDSAPEETLQADRPPVEEAPAPPPPPPAPGAPLPPRRTGLTRRTWTLVISLVLVLALGLLGGFARVPYVALGPGPTYDTLGEAGGRQVVSVDGQETFPTGGTLTMTTVSLTDDVSLFGALGLWLSGRYALAPREEFFRPGESEQQVRDENTRAFEDSQSSAEVAALSYLGYPKKVLVAEITKGTPADAALQPDDQLVEVNGRQITAADQVRPALESTKPGDQVDLVVLRDGERKTARVTLAQAGDRETGFLGMVPADRADVPFDVTISLSDVGGPSAGLMFALSIVDKLTPGELNGGKHVAGTGEITQTGEVGRIGGIPFKMVAAREGGAEAFLVPDGNCEEARQNAPDGLRLIRVKNLQDAVTSLEALAKGGDTPGC; encoded by the coding sequence GTGAGCGAGCGCAGCGACACCGGACACGACAGCGCGCCCGAGGAGACCCTCCAAGCCGACCGCCCGCCGGTCGAGGAGGCCCCAGCGCCGCCACCGCCGCCACCGGCGCCCGGCGCCCCGCTGCCCCCGCGCCGGACCGGCCTGACCAGGCGCACGTGGACGCTCGTGATCAGCCTCGTGCTCGTGCTCGCGCTCGGCCTGCTCGGCGGTTTCGCCCGCGTCCCGTACGTCGCGCTGGGCCCCGGCCCCACCTACGACACCCTCGGCGAGGCGGGTGGCCGCCAGGTCGTGTCCGTCGACGGGCAGGAGACGTTCCCGACCGGCGGCACGCTCACCATGACCACGGTCTCGCTCACCGACGACGTGTCCCTGTTCGGCGCGCTCGGCCTCTGGCTCAGCGGCCGGTACGCGCTCGCCCCGCGCGAGGAGTTCTTCCGCCCCGGCGAGTCCGAGCAGCAGGTCCGCGACGAGAACACCCGCGCGTTCGAGGACTCGCAGAGCAGCGCCGAGGTCGCGGCGCTCAGCTACCTCGGCTACCCCAAGAAGGTCCTCGTCGCCGAGATCACCAAGGGCACCCCGGCCGACGCCGCCCTCCAGCCCGACGACCAGCTCGTCGAGGTCAACGGCAGGCAGATCACCGCCGCCGACCAGGTGCGGCCCGCGCTGGAGTCCACCAAGCCCGGCGACCAGGTCGACCTCGTCGTCCTGCGCGACGGCGAGCGCAAGACCGCCCGCGTCACCCTCGCCCAGGCCGGGGACCGCGAGACCGGCTTCCTCGGCATGGTCCCCGCCGACCGCGCCGACGTCCCGTTCGACGTCACCATCAGCCTGTCCGACGTCGGCGGCCCCTCCGCGGGCCTGATGTTCGCGCTGTCCATCGTGGACAAGCTGACCCCCGGCGAGCTCAACGGCGGCAAGCACGTCGCGGGCACCGGCGAGATCACCCAGACCGGCGAGGTCGGCCGCATCGGCGGCATCCCGTTCAAGATGGTCGCCGCGCGCGAGGGCGGCGCCGAGGCGTTCCTGGTGCCCGACGGCAACTGCGAGGAGGCCAGGCAGAACGCCCCCGACGGGCTCAGGCTGATCCGGGTCAAGAACCTGCAGGACGCCGTGACCTCGCTGGAGGCGCTGGCCAAGGGCGGCGACACGCCCGGCTGCTGA
- a CDS encoding PPA1309 family protein — protein MAGVPASETPPVVLPAVAREVEEFVSTGGWNQPVQLFALVSTAALLAQQPELAGQLDPASSPLTPIAQDSLPDSELDRALAGIEWPDVVSGCAIAQEIVVLPPAAEEQLSAENLDDEAAKRFAAEHPDRKEARLVAAVLRDGTTACVLRLRGTTEAPEEVVEHPELAPNLTSALLATLRP, from the coding sequence ATGGCTGGCGTGCCTGCCAGTGAAACCCCGCCCGTGGTCCTGCCCGCAGTAGCCCGTGAGGTGGAGGAGTTCGTCTCCACCGGGGGCTGGAACCAGCCGGTGCAGCTGTTCGCCCTGGTCAGTACGGCCGCGCTGCTCGCGCAGCAGCCGGAGCTCGCCGGGCAGCTGGACCCGGCGTCCTCGCCGCTGACCCCGATCGCCCAGGACTCGCTGCCCGACTCGGAGCTGGACCGGGCGCTGGCGGGCATCGAGTGGCCGGACGTGGTGTCCGGGTGCGCGATCGCCCAGGAGATCGTGGTGCTGCCGCCCGCCGCCGAGGAGCAGCTGTCCGCGGAGAACCTGGACGACGAGGCCGCGAAGCGGTTCGCCGCCGAGCACCCGGACCGCAAGGAGGCCCGGCTGGTCGCCGCGGTGCTGCGGGACGGGACTACCGCGTGCGTGCTGCGGCTGCGCGGCACGACCGAGGCCCCGGAGGAGGTCGTCGAGCACCCGGAGCTGGCCCCGAACCTGACGAGCGCGCTGCTGGCGACGCTGCGCCCCTGA